In Entelurus aequoreus isolate RoL-2023_Sb linkage group LG02, RoL_Eaeq_v1.1, whole genome shotgun sequence, one genomic interval encodes:
- the LOC133664595 gene encoding leucine-rich repeat-containing protein 4C-like encodes MLKKMISLHRQTMRSRRLKGALSNPLFVVLLALQILVVAGLVRAQTCPSVCSCSNQFSKVICTRRSLRDVPDGISTNTRYLNLQDNLIQVIKVDSFKHLRHLEILQLSKNHIRSIEIGAFNGLASLNTLELFDNRLTTIPNGAFEYLSKLKELWLRNNPIESIPSYAFNRVPSLRRLDLGELKRLSYISDGAFKDLSNLRYLNLGMCNLKEIPNILPLVRLEELEMSGNQLSVVKPSAFTGLVNLQKLWMMHAQIQTIERNSFDDLQSLVELNLAHNNLTFLPHDLFTPLHRMERVHLHHNPWNCNCDILWLSWWLKESVPANTSCCARCNSPALFKGRYIGELDHSYFQCDVPVIVEPPTDLNVTEGMGAELKCRTSSLTSISWYTPNGSLVTHGAYKVRLSVLNDGTLNFTSVTMQDTGTYTCMVSNTAGNISASAVLNVTSVENSGVTYFTTVTVETIETPGDDSHTPLPPFGWVSSSTTKSTPVPTRTTERTYTIPVLDLDGERALNGLDEVMKTTKIIIGCFVAITLMAAVLLVIFYKMRKQHNQQDPDGPASSMEVITVEEELAGVAAIDRHLSLPPLEHYNHYNTYKSTYHHPSMLSTIHSSTTQEHLLIQACSKDNVQETQI; translated from the coding sequence ATGCTGAAAAAAATGATCTCCCTCCACCGCCAGACAATGAGGAGTCGTAGGCTGAAGGGGGCACTGTCCAACCCCCTTTTTGTGGTCCTCTTGGCCCTTCAGATCTTGGTGGTGGCCGGGCTAGTCCGCGCGCAGACCTGTCCCTCCGTCTGCTCGTGCAGTAACCAGTTCAGCAAGGTCATATGCACCCGCCGCAGTCTACGGGACGTACCGGATGGGATCTCCACCAACACCCGTTACCTAAACCTCCAAGACAACCTCATTCAGGTGATCAAGGTGGACAGTTTCAAACACCTGCGCCACCTGGAGATTCTGCAGCTGAGCAAGAATCACATCCGCAGCATTGAAATCGGCGCCTTTAATGGACTGGCGAGCCTAAACACACTGGAGCTCTTTGATAATCGACTCACGACAATCCCCAACGGAGCATTTGAGTATTTGTCCAAGCTAAAGGAACTGTGGCTTCGGAACAACCCTATCGAAAGTATACCATCTTATGCCTTCAACCGGGTCCCCTCGCTCCGAAGACTGGACCTTGGGGAGCTTAAACGTCTCTCCTACATTTCCGATGGAGCTTTCAAAGACTTAAGCAATCTGCGCTATCTGAATTTGGGAATGTGCAACCTCAAGGAAATCCCAAATATCTTACCTCTTGTAAGACTTGAGGAACTGGAAATGTCTGGAAATCAGCTGTCGGTCGTCAAGCCGAGCGCATTTACAGGACTTGTGAACCTCCAGAAGCTATGGATGATGCATGCCCAGATTCAAACCATTGAGAGGAATTCCTTTGATGACTTGCAGTCTTTAGTGGAGCTGAACCTCGCCCACAACAACCTGACCTTTCTACCCCACGATCTCTTCACGCCACTCCATCGCATGGAACGGGTCCACCTTCATCACAACCCGTGGAACTGCAACTGTGATATCCTGTGGCTCAGTTGGTGGCTGAAGGAGTCCGTACCTGCCAATACCAGTTGCTGTGCCCGTTGCAACAGTCCGGCGCTCTTCAAAGGACGCTACATCGGGGAATTGGACCACAGCTATTTCCAGTGTGACGTCCCTGTCATAGTGGAGCCACCTACCGACTTAAATGTGACAGAGGGCATGGGCGCGGAGCTGAAATGCCGTACGAGCTCCTTGACGTCTATCAGCTGGTATACACCGAATGGCTCTCTGGTTACGCACGGGGCTTATAAGGTGCGTCTATCGGTGCTCAACGACGGAACGCTTAATTTTACCAGCGTCACAATGCAGGACACCGGGACGTACACTTGCATGGTCAGCAACACAGCGGGCAACATCTCCGCCTCCGCTGTGCTCAATGTCACTTCCGTGGAAAACAGCGGGGTGACCTATTTTACCACGGTCACAGTGGAGACCATCGAGACCCCCGGCGATGACAGCCACACGCCGCTTCCACCCTTCGGCTGGGTGTCGTCCTCCACAACAAAAAGCACTCCTGTTCCGACAAGGACCACAGAGAGGACTTACACCATTCCCGTTCTCGATCTGGATGGGGAACGAGCTCTCAACGGCCTGGACGAGGTGATGAAAACCACCAAGATCATCATCGGCTGCTTTGTGGCCATCACGCTCATGGCCGCTGTTCTGCTCGTTATTTTCTACAAAATGAGGAAGCAGCATAACCAGCAGGATCCTGACGGCCCGGCCTCGTCTATGGAGGTCATTACTGTAGAAGAAGAGCTCGCGGGTGTTGCTGCTATTGACAGACACCTATCGCTGCCCCCACTGGAGCACTACAACCACTACAACACCTACAAGAGCACTTACCATCACCCCTCTATGCTCAGTACCATACACAGCTCTACCACACAGGAACATTTACTGATTCAAGCCTGTTCTAAAGACAATGTACAAGAGACCCAAATCTGA